In Candidatus Acidiferrales bacterium, the genomic window CGCCGCACGTCATAGCTTCGGCAGTGCGGGCAGCAGCGGATCACTCGGCAGCGTGGTGATTTCATTTCGTGGGTTCGCCGGAGCGCCGTCAGTGTCCTGCAGGATGCGCACCGCTCCGTTGGTGCGGCATCCTAACCTGCCCGTTACGCCCGGTCAATTCGGCCTTTCGCCTTGTCGCTGCAAAGTGAGAATGTCCGGTTTGTGCAAAGTAGAAATGTCCGGTTTCATGGTGGCTGGGAGGCGCGATGGAACCGGAGCGGATCGAGTTGAGCCAGCGAGAGCGAGATCGGTTGAAGGTGGTGCACGAGGTCGAGGAACGGCACCTGACGCAGGTCGCCGCGGCGGGGCGGGTGCAGCTGAGCGAGCGCCAAGTGCGGCGGTTGCTGGGGCGGGTGCGGGCGGAGGGGGACCGGGGAGTGCTCCACCGGCTGCGCGGTCGGCCTTCGAACCGCAAGATCACCGGGTCCCGGCAACAGCGGATCCTGGCGCGGGTCCAGAAGCGATACGCCGATTTCGGGCCCACGCTGGCCAGTGAACATCTGGCCAGCGACGGACTGCCCATCAGTCGGGAGACGCTGCGGAAGTGGATGACCGCGGCCGGGCTGTGGCGACCGCGACGACGCCGCTTGGAGCGGGTGCATGTGTGGCGGGAGCGGCGGGCGGCATTCGGCGAGTTGGTGATGTGGGACAGTTCGCCGTACGCCTGGTTGGAGGATCGCGGACCGCAGCTGCACTTGATCGCCATGATCGACGACGCCACCAGCCGCATCGGGGGGCGCTTTGCCGAGCACGACACGACCGCAGAGAATCTGCGGGTATTGGAGGGGTGGTTGCGGCGGCACGGGCGTCCGCTCGCGTATTACACCGATAAAGCGGGGCTGTTTCGCGTCAACCGCGCGCCGAAGCTGGACGAGGAGTTGCGGGGCGTCGAACCGGAGACGCAGATTCGACGAGCCCTGCGCGAACTGGATGTGGACTGGATCGCCGCCCACAGCCCACAAGCCAAGGGGCGGATCGAAAACCTGTTCGGAACCCTGCAGGATCGCTTGGTGAAAGAAATGCGCCTGGCCGGCATCGACACGGTAGAAGCGGCGAACCGTTTTCTGGAACTCACCTTTGTGCCGTTCTGGGAGCAGCGGTTCGCCGTGGCGCCGCGCCAATCCCAGGATGCGCACCGGCGACTGGATCGCGGGCATCGGTTGGAACAGATCCTCAGCGTGCGGGTCGAGCGTACCGTGGCACAAGACGCCACGGTGGTTTGGCAGAGACAACGCTGGGGCGTCCCGCGCGAGCAGGTCTGCGCCGGGCTGCGCGGCGCACGGGCCGAGATCGAGCGCCGGTTGGACGGCAGCCACTGGTTACGGTTCCGGGGTCGCTACCTCGAGCTGCGCCCTTGCCCCGCAGCACCGTCGCGGTCGCTAAGTGCTGTAAGTCTACGACTTACAGGAAGGAGTAACCCAAAACCCAAACCAAAAACCAACTACCACCCCCTTCCCAATCATCCTTGGAGGAAGCCCTGGAAGCGGACACTTCTACTTTGCCAAAAACCGGACATTTCTACTTTGCGTTGACAAGAGCTGATTTATTACCATCCACTCGGACTCTACATGAACTATGACATTAGCGATGCCTATTACTTTCGGCGGTCCGGTTACGTATTGATTTTCACTCATCAACCTGCTCTAGCGGTCGGCGGAGATTCTATGCACGGGTTTCTTCTTCTTAAGGTTGGGGAAGCGGTCGTAAACTAGTGCTATTCCAACTTATATAGTCTAATACGTGCTATCCTGGTTTCCCGGAGGGAGACCAGGATGGCTCACCGGATTCGTTTGCGACTGCTTACGCGGTCCGAACAGCATGTCTTGCGATCCAAGCTCCGGGATTTGTCTTTGTCCGTCCGCGTGCATCAGCGCTATCGCGTCATCGACCAAGTGCGCCGCCGGTTCGGGTTGCAGGAAGCTGCCGAACGCGTCGGCTGCCATTTCACGGCCGCCTACGATTGGGTCCATCGCTTCAATCACAGCGGCTTCGCCACCTTCGAGCAGGTGCCCAACCCCAAGGGGCGTCCGCCGATCCTGCGTGCCGAACAACTCCGGGAACTGGTGGATGTGGCCTTATCCAGTCCCGCCGAGCGCGGCTTGCCCTTCTCAGTTTGGTCGGTCGCGAAGCTCGCCGAATATTGCCGGCGGCGGAAGTTGCTCCCCCCGGTGACCGACGAATGGGTTCGCCGCC contains:
- a CDS encoding ISNCY family transposase; its protein translation is MEPERIELSQRERDRLKVVHEVEERHLTQVAAAGRVQLSERQVRRLLGRVRAEGDRGVLHRLRGRPSNRKITGSRQQRILARVQKRYADFGPTLASEHLASDGLPISRETLRKWMTAAGLWRPRRRRLERVHVWRERRAAFGELVMWDSSPYAWLEDRGPQLHLIAMIDDATSRIGGRFAEHDTTAENLRVLEGWLRRHGRPLAYYTDKAGLFRVNRAPKLDEELRGVEPETQIRRALRELDVDWIAAHSPQAKGRIENLFGTLQDRLVKEMRLAGIDTVEAANRFLELTFVPFWEQRFAVAPRQSQDAHRRLDRGHRLEQILSVRVERTVAQDATVVWQRQRWGVPREQVCAGLRGARAEIERRLDGSHWLRFRGRYLELRPCPAAPSRSLSAVSLRLTGRSNPKPKPKTNYHPLPNHPWRKPWKRTLLLCQKPDISTLR
- a CDS encoding helix-turn-helix domain-containing protein gives rise to the protein MAHRIRLRLLTRSEQHVLRSKLRDLSLSVRVHQRYRVIDQVRRRFGLQEAAERVGCHFTAAYDWVHRFNHSGFATFEQVPNPKGRPPILRAEQLRELVDVALSSPAERGLPFSVWSVAKLAEYCRRRKLLPPVTDEWVRRLLRREGLSAQRVRTWKTSTDPAFDRKKNASGRSIGAVRRTAR